In one window of Fulvia fulva chromosome 5, complete sequence DNA:
- a CDS encoding Cytochrome P450 monooxygenase lcsK — MHLLVYQRRLLSINVSPHPRAAMVDTTSTAISALLGVAAHAGYFSRYEVHNHVYRILTTWILTTLSLAVMLITQAHMGILAAIGTSLWLAISFVAGLFTSIAIYRLFLNPLNRFPGPLAARLTDFYMASITGKKLNQHQVLHDLHQRHGKIVRRGATELSIADSNFFEPTYSARTTVHQAVWYDLDDPPSILADRDKARHALRRREWAPAFSDKALRAYEPRVQTFADKLLVKIREQEGRPMNMSLWIKLYAFDVMGSLAFGKDYAMLDSGKTHHALRLLTEGGKIRGISLPMWFMKLLLGLPFDSVGRGNFLKFCQDELADAVQHHFFDENFEKGTKPTPGSTIASWLYHIYENSPNPGRDPIYQTDARVLIAAGSDTTATSTTWMFYELAKHPENQTKIREEVRTCATGDWSDKDLRNCKHLDATIQESLRLHHPAPAGMFRTTPPEGLRVGDTFIPGGTTYTMPPYTVGRDEDLYERAEEFIPERWYSKPGMIKGKVGFPPFLMGPGNCIGKNVAMMEMRTLTATLLQEYEVSFAPGEDGSRLLNESLDHFTMTLAPLELVFRKVE; from the exons ATGCATTTACTGGTATATCAAAGAAGACTGCTTTCCATCAATGTAAGTCCCCATCCGCGAGCCGCTATGGTCGACACAACCTCTACCGCCATCAGCGCCCTCCTTGGTGTCGCCGCCCATGCCGGCTACTTCAGTCGCTATGAGGTTCACAATCATGTGTATCGCATCCTGACTACGTGGATCTTGACCACCCTCAGTCTGGCGGTCATGCTGATCACTCAAGCCCATATGGGTATCTTAGCCGCCATTGGCACCTCTCTATGGCTGGCAATCTCCTTCGTGGCTGGCTTGTTCACGAGCATTGCCATCTACCGGCTCTTCCTGAACCCGCTGAATCGGTTTCCCGGTCCACTGGCTGCTCGCCTCACAGACTTTTACATGGCAAGCATTACCGGCAAAAAGCTCAACCAACATCAAGTCTTACATGACCTCCACCAGCGGCATGGAAAGATCGTACGTCGTGGAGCGACTGAGCTCAGCATCGCGGACTCAAACTTCTTCGAACCTACGTACAGTGCCCGAACAACGGTCCACCAAGCAGTATGGTACGACCTCGATGATCCGCCTTCAATCCTCGCAGACCGCGATAAGGCACGTCACGCACTGAGGCGTAGGGAATGGGCCCCAGCGTTCTCAGACAAGGCCTTGCGGGCGTACGAGCCCCGAGTCCAAACTTTTGCAGATAAGCTGTTGGTCAAGATTCGAGAACAGGAAGGTCGTCCGATGAACATGTCGCTGTGGATAAAGCTGTACGCCTTCGACGTTATGGGTTCCTTGGCGTTTGGCAAAGATTATGCAATGCTTGACTCGGGCAAGACCCACCATGCACTTCGTCTATTGACGGAGGGTGGTAAGATCCGAGGCATATCGTTGCCGATGTG GTTCATGAAGCTCCTGCTAGGTCTTCCCTTCGACAGCGTGGGCAGAGGCAACTTCCTCAAGTTCTGCCAAGATGAGCTCGCAGATGCCGTGCAGCACCACTTCTTCGACGAGAACTTCGAAAAGGGCACGAAGCCCACACCTGGAAGCACCATCGCATCATGGCTCTACCACATCTACGAAAACTCCCCCAACCCTGGTCGAGACCCTATATATCAAACAGATGCCAGGGTTCTTATTGCTGCAGGAAGTGACACAACAGCGACGTCCACGACCTGGATGTTTTATGAGCTTGCCAAGCATCCAGAGAACCAGACAAAGATTCGAGAGGAGGTGAGAACGTGTGCGACGGGAGACTGGTCGGATAAGGACCTTCGCAATTGTAAACATCTCGATGCCACTATCCAAGAATCCCTAAGACTGCATCATCCTGCACCTGCAGGCATGTTCCGCACAACTCCGCCAGAAGGTCTAAGGGTTGGCGACACTTTTATCCCCGGGGGCACAACATATACTATGCCTCCCTACACTGTTGGTCGAG ACGAGGACCTGTACGAACGTGCCGAGGAGTTCATACCAGAGCGTTGGTACAGCAAGCCAGGGATGATCAAAGGCAAAGTCGGGTTCCCGCCTTTTCTAATGGGACCAGGCAATTGCATCGGC